A genomic window from Micromonospora ferruginea includes:
- a CDS encoding DUF1349 domain-containing protein translates to MSEDASGTDWSLGDWLNPPERADAVDGGLLVEPRGGSDFWRRTSYGFVHDDGSALLAPFAVDTAVEVSFRLDYAAQFDQAGVLVRVNERRWTKAGVEVSDGAPQVGAVVTDEFSDWSVAPVPDWSGREVTVRVSRAGDALTVRARVDDEPWRLVRVAPLDPAAEATAGPYCCSPSHGGLLVRFTGWRRGPADAALHPEG, encoded by the coding sequence ATGAGCGAGGACGCGTCCGGCACCGACTGGTCCCTCGGTGACTGGCTGAACCCGCCGGAGCGGGCGGACGCCGTCGACGGCGGGCTCCTGGTCGAGCCGCGTGGCGGCAGCGACTTCTGGCGGCGCACCAGCTACGGCTTCGTGCACGACGACGGCTCGGCGCTGCTCGCCCCGTTCGCGGTGGACACCGCCGTGGAGGTGTCCTTCCGGCTCGACTACGCGGCCCAGTTCGACCAGGCCGGCGTGCTGGTGCGGGTGAACGAGCGGCGGTGGACCAAGGCCGGCGTCGAGGTGAGCGACGGCGCGCCGCAGGTCGGCGCCGTGGTCACCGACGAGTTCTCCGACTGGTCGGTGGCGCCGGTGCCGGACTGGTCGGGGCGGGAGGTGACGGTCCGGGTGAGCCGGGCCGGCGACGCGCTGACCGTCCGGGCCCGGGTGGACGACGAGCCGTGGCGGCTGGTGCGGGTCGCCCCGCTGGACCCGGCGGCGGAGGCGACGGCCGGGCCGTACTGCTGCTCGCCCAGCCACGGTGGCCTGCTGGTCCGCTTCACCGGTTGGCGGCGCGGGCCGGCGGACGCGGCGCTGCACCCGGAGGGTTAG
- a CDS encoding alpha-amylase family protein — translation MGDRWYQEAVVYCLDVDTYADSDGDGVGDFQGLIGRLDYLARLGVTCIWLNPIHPSPNKDDGYDATDFYNVDPRLGTLGDFAELLHQAQNHGIRVIIDLVVNHTSDQHPWFQSARSSPDSPYRDWYVWSDHEPDDRHQGMVFPGEQHETWSYDRTAKAWFYHRFYKFQPDLNIENPKVRAEIKKITSFWLQLGVSGFRMDAVPFIIEKTEPGNPNAPKDFDYLTDLRQHVQWRRGDAVLLAEANVEPDQLPVYFGDGSGSGNRIHMLFDFMLNGRLMLAFAREDPEAIIDALRDTPKLPTGGQWATFLRNHDEIDLSRLTADQRNDVLAKFGPDENMQLYGRGIRRRLAPMLGNDRRHIELAYALQFSLRGTPVLRYGEEIGMGEDLSLKGRDAIRTPMQWSYKDNAGFSTAEPEKLVRPVIDKGEYGYQQVNVTAQRKDPRSLLGWFERMIRTLREAPEVGSGSTTHIDVPVPAGVLAHRADGRTGTMVFLHNLGTEDVEVDLSTLAPEADLPIDVLSDRNYEDVGKLDRLKLAGHGYRWIRLCRGGAL, via the coding sequence ATGGGTGACAGGTGGTATCAGGAGGCGGTCGTCTACTGCCTCGACGTCGACACGTACGCGGACTCCGACGGCGACGGGGTGGGTGACTTCCAGGGGCTGATCGGCCGGCTCGACTACCTGGCCCGGCTGGGGGTGACCTGCATCTGGCTCAACCCGATCCATCCCTCGCCCAACAAGGACGACGGATACGACGCGACCGACTTCTACAACGTCGACCCGCGGCTCGGGACCCTCGGCGACTTCGCCGAGCTGCTGCACCAGGCGCAGAACCACGGCATCCGGGTGATCATCGACCTGGTGGTCAACCACACCTCGGACCAGCACCCGTGGTTCCAGTCCGCCCGCTCCTCGCCCGACTCGCCGTACCGCGACTGGTACGTCTGGTCCGACCACGAGCCGGACGACCGCCACCAGGGCATGGTCTTCCCCGGCGAGCAGCACGAGACCTGGTCCTACGACCGCACCGCCAAGGCCTGGTTCTACCACCGGTTCTACAAGTTCCAGCCGGACCTCAACATCGAGAACCCGAAGGTCCGCGCGGAGATCAAGAAGATCACCTCGTTCTGGCTCCAGCTCGGCGTCTCCGGCTTCCGGATGGACGCGGTGCCGTTCATCATCGAGAAGACCGAGCCGGGCAACCCGAACGCGCCCAAGGACTTCGACTACCTCACCGACCTGCGCCAGCACGTGCAGTGGCGGCGCGGCGACGCGGTCCTGCTGGCCGAGGCGAACGTCGAGCCGGACCAGTTGCCGGTCTACTTCGGCGACGGCAGCGGCTCCGGCAACCGGATCCACATGCTCTTCGACTTCATGCTCAACGGCCGGCTGATGCTGGCGTTCGCCCGGGAGGACCCGGAGGCGATCATCGACGCGCTGCGGGACACCCCGAAGCTGCCCACCGGCGGGCAGTGGGCCACGTTCCTGCGCAACCACGACGAGATCGACCTGTCCCGGCTCACCGCCGACCAGCGCAACGACGTGCTGGCGAAGTTCGGGCCGGACGAGAACATGCAGCTCTACGGCCGGGGCATCCGCCGCCGGCTCGCCCCGATGCTCGGCAACGACCGCCGGCACATCGAGCTGGCGTACGCGTTGCAGTTCTCGCTGCGGGGCACGCCGGTCCTGCGCTACGGCGAGGAGATCGGCATGGGGGAGGACCTGTCGCTGAAGGGCCGCGACGCGATCCGCACCCCGATGCAGTGGTCCTACAAGGACAACGCCGGCTTCTCCACCGCCGAGCCGGAGAAGCTGGTCCGCCCGGTCATCGACAAGGGCGAGTACGGCTACCAGCAGGTCAACGTCACCGCGCAACGCAAGGACCCGCGCTCGCTGCTGGGCTGGTTCGAGCGGATGATCCGGACCCTGCGGGAGGCGCCGGAGGTCGGCTCCGGCAGCACCACCCACATCGACGTGCCGGTGCCGGCCGGTGTGCTCGCGCACCGCGCCGACGGGCGGACCGGGACCATGGTCTTCCTGCACAACCTCGGCACCGAGGACGTGGAGGTGGACCTGAGCACGCTGGCGCCCGAGGCGGACCTGCCGATCGACGTGCTCAGCGACCGCAACTACGAGGACGTGGGCAAGCTCGACCGGCTCAAGCTCGCCGGCCACGGCTACCGGTGGATCCGGCTCTGCCGGGGCGGGGCCCTGTAG
- the lysX gene encoding bifunctional lysylphosphatidylglycerol synthetase/lysine--tRNA ligase LysX, with protein MTGNGTSRTVTGVRAQVPRGFAILLAVVAAVCALAALSSAVAADVQPVRTAIDALLVPAPANLAYAVFLGVLAAAARRRKRLAWWVLLVYFSLTLVVGLAAGGLLLMVGANRLNHAAGQRLFGTLETIGVWVGIAFAAAAVALLVAARREFYARVRPGSTWQALGVLAGLAAAFVGLGYLLVLVEPGSLHTWSDRLGYAVEKVFGGAVTLDVTRRGQAPGWVNLLLGAFGATAFLAALFTLVRSQRANAVLHAGEEERIRELLARHGERDSLGYFATRRDKAAVFSASGKAALTYRVVNGVSLASGDPVGDPEAWGPAIEAWLEHSRAYAWTPAVLGASEAGARAYRRHGLKVLQLGDEAILLTREFDLDGRDMRPVRQAVHRVERAGYTALVRRHAEIPPEEMAQVAALATSWRDTGHERGFSMALGRLGDPADGDCVLVEARDRDGRVRGLLSFSPWGTRGVSLDLMRRDRAADNGVTEFMVAALLAAGGRLGVDRVSLNFAAFRAVFEQGARIGAGPVIRAWRHTLLFFSRWWQLESLYLSNAKYQPHWTPRYLCFAERRELARVGLAAAAAEGFLALPGGRPTPLHGVPPAGGGVGYVPPAAAAVRAVPPEPPAARRPEQIRVRLAKLDRLRAEGVEAYPVGYPRTASCAAVRARHAGLAPDTGAGETVGVAGRVLLVRDHGRLLFVTVRDGSGDLQLLLEHDLDRWRSTVDIGDHVGATGEVYATRRGELSVRVAGWELTAKCLRPLPDKHHGLADPEARVRQRYLDLALDPEARAMVRARGATLHSLRAGLAGREFLEVETPILQRVHGGANARPFVTHINAYDLRLSLRIAPELYLKRLAVGGIERVYELGRAFRNEGVDATHNPEFTVLEAYQAYADYHDMRELARELIVAAATAVHGAPVVRRPGGELVDLGGAWRAVTVHEAISAALGEEVTADTELATLRKHCDAAGVPYDPRWAAGAVLLELYERLVEARTEAPTFYLDFPTEVSPLTRQHRRDPRLAERWDLVAYGMELGTAYTELVDPTEQRRRLTAQSLQAAGGDAEAMELDEDFLTALEYAMPPTGGLGLGVDRLVMLLTGRSIRETLPFPLVRESS; from the coding sequence GTGACGGGGAACGGCACGTCGCGGACGGTGACCGGGGTGCGTGCCCAGGTCCCGCGCGGGTTCGCGATCCTGCTCGCGGTGGTCGCCGCGGTGTGCGCGCTCGCGGCGTTGAGCAGCGCCGTGGCCGCCGACGTGCAGCCGGTCCGCACCGCGATCGACGCGCTGCTGGTGCCGGCGCCGGCCAACCTGGCGTACGCGGTGTTCCTCGGCGTCCTGGCCGCCGCGGCCCGGCGGCGCAAGCGGCTGGCCTGGTGGGTGCTGCTGGTCTACTTCAGCCTCACGCTGGTGGTCGGGCTGGCGGCCGGCGGGCTGCTGCTGATGGTGGGCGCCAACCGGCTCAACCACGCCGCCGGCCAGCGGCTCTTCGGCACCCTGGAGACGATCGGCGTCTGGGTCGGCATCGCGTTCGCCGCCGCCGCGGTGGCGCTGCTGGTCGCCGCCCGGCGGGAGTTCTACGCCCGGGTCCGGCCGGGCAGCACCTGGCAGGCGCTGGGCGTCCTCGCCGGCCTGGCCGCCGCCTTCGTCGGCCTGGGCTACCTGCTGGTCCTGGTCGAGCCGGGCAGCCTGCACACCTGGTCCGACCGGCTGGGCTACGCGGTGGAGAAGGTCTTCGGTGGCGCCGTCACGCTGGACGTGACCCGGCGCGGGCAGGCGCCCGGGTGGGTCAACCTGCTGCTCGGCGCGTTCGGCGCGACCGCGTTCCTGGCCGCCCTGTTCACCCTGGTCCGCTCGCAGCGGGCCAACGCGGTGCTGCACGCCGGCGAGGAGGAACGGATCCGGGAGCTGCTGGCCCGGCACGGCGAGCGGGACTCGCTCGGCTACTTCGCCACCCGGCGGGACAAGGCGGCCGTCTTCTCGGCCAGCGGCAAGGCCGCGCTGACCTACCGGGTGGTCAACGGCGTCAGCCTGGCCAGCGGCGACCCGGTCGGCGACCCGGAGGCGTGGGGCCCGGCCATCGAGGCGTGGCTGGAGCACTCCCGGGCCTACGCCTGGACGCCCGCGGTGCTGGGGGCCAGCGAGGCCGGCGCGCGGGCGTACCGCCGGCACGGGCTCAAGGTGCTCCAGCTCGGTGACGAGGCGATCCTGCTGACCCGGGAGTTCGACCTGGACGGGCGGGACATGCGGCCGGTGCGCCAGGCGGTGCACCGGGTGGAGCGGGCCGGCTACACCGCGCTGGTGCGCCGGCACGCCGAGATCCCGCCGGAGGAGATGGCCCAGGTGGCCGCGCTGGCCACGTCGTGGCGGGACACCGGGCACGAGCGCGGCTTCTCGATGGCGCTGGGCCGCCTCGGCGACCCGGCCGACGGCGACTGCGTGCTGGTCGAGGCGCGTGACCGCGACGGCCGGGTGCGCGGGCTGCTGTCGTTCAGCCCGTGGGGCACGCGCGGGGTGTCGCTGGACCTGATGCGCCGGGACCGGGCCGCCGACAACGGGGTCACCGAGTTCATGGTTGCCGCGTTGCTGGCCGCCGGCGGGCGCCTCGGCGTCGACCGGGTGTCGCTCAACTTCGCCGCGTTCCGCGCGGTGTTCGAGCAGGGCGCGCGGATCGGCGCCGGGCCGGTCATCCGGGCCTGGCGGCACACCCTGCTGTTCTTCTCCCGCTGGTGGCAACTGGAGTCGCTCTACCTCTCCAACGCGAAGTACCAGCCGCACTGGACCCCGCGTTACCTCTGCTTCGCCGAGCGCCGGGAGCTGGCCCGGGTTGGTCTCGCGGCGGCCGCCGCCGAGGGCTTCCTGGCCCTGCCCGGTGGCCGGCCCACCCCGCTGCACGGGGTGCCGCCGGCCGGCGGTGGGGTCGGCTACGTGCCGCCGGCCGCCGCGGCGGTCCGGGCCGTCCCGCCGGAGCCGCCCGCCGCGCGCCGGCCGGAGCAGATCCGGGTACGCCTGGCGAAGCTGGACCGGCTGCGCGCCGAGGGCGTCGAGGCGTACCCGGTGGGTTATCCGCGCACGGCGAGCTGCGCGGCGGTGCGGGCACGGCACGCCGGGCTGGCCCCGGACACCGGCGCCGGTGAGACGGTGGGGGTGGCCGGTCGGGTGCTGCTGGTCCGTGACCACGGGCGGCTGCTCTTCGTCACCGTGCGCGACGGCAGCGGCGACCTCCAGCTCCTGCTGGAGCACGACCTGGACCGGTGGCGCTCGACCGTCGACATAGGCGACCACGTGGGCGCGACCGGCGAGGTCTACGCGACCCGGCGCGGCGAGCTGTCGGTGCGGGTGGCGGGTTGGGAGCTGACCGCCAAGTGCCTGCGTCCGCTGCCGGACAAGCACCACGGGCTGGCCGACCCGGAGGCGCGGGTCCGGCAGCGCTACCTCGACCTGGCGCTGGACCCGGAGGCCCGGGCGATGGTGCGGGCGCGCGGCGCGACGCTGCACAGCCTGCGCGCCGGGCTGGCCGGGCGGGAGTTCCTGGAGGTCGAGACGCCGATCCTGCAACGGGTGCACGGCGGCGCCAACGCCCGCCCGTTCGTCACCCACATCAACGCCTACGACCTGCGGCTGAGTCTGCGCATCGCGCCGGAGCTGTATCTGAAGCGGCTCGCGGTCGGCGGCATCGAGCGCGTCTACGAGCTGGGCCGGGCGTTCCGCAACGAGGGCGTGGATGCCACCCACAATCCCGAGTTCACCGTGCTGGAGGCCTACCAGGCGTACGCCGACTACCACGACATGCGTGAGCTGGCCCGGGAGCTGATCGTGGCGGCGGCCACCGCGGTGCACGGTGCGCCGGTGGTCCGCCGGCCCGGCGGTGAGCTGGTCGACCTGGGTGGCGCGTGGCGGGCGGTCACGGTGCACGAGGCGATCTCGGCCGCGTTGGGCGAGGAGGTCACCGCCGACACCGAGCTGGCCACGTTGCGCAAGCACTGCGACGCGGCCGGGGTGCCGTACGACCCGCGGTGGGCGGCCGGCGCGGTGCTGCTGGAGCTGTACGAGCGGTTGGTGGAGGCGCGCACCGAGGCGCCCACGTTCTACCTGGACTTCCCGACCGAGGTCTCACCGCTGACCCGCCAGCACCGACGCGACCCGCGGCTGGCCGAGCGCTGGGACCTGGTGGCGTACGGGATGGAGTTGGGCACCGCCTACACCGAGCTGGTGGATCCGACCGAGCAGCGGCGGCGGCTGACCGCGCAGTCGTTGCAGGCGGCCGGCGGCGACGCGGAGGCGATGGAGCTGGACGAGGACTTCCTCACCGCGCTGGAATACGCGATGCCGCCGACCGGCGGCCTGGGGCTGGGCGTGGACCGGCTGGTGATGCTGCTGACCGGCCGGTCGATCCGGGAGACGCTGCCGTTCCCGCTGGTCCGCGAGTCGTCCTGA
- a CDS encoding DedA family protein: MALAQNVDPNQFTGLTGWVASVIDSLGAVGVALLVALESIIPPIPSEIVLAMAGYLSAEGRFNVVVIVLAATAGSLLGALVLYWLGAALGEDRLKRWLDHIPLVDLEDLEKADRWFERHGRWAVLIGRVVPVVRSLVSIPAGANRMPLGEFILLTTLGSGVWNTLIVGAGFLLGSRWEDVDRYSQWFNYAIFAVFAVMIVSWVAKKVRRRRARQSVTTGR; the protein is encoded by the coding sequence ATGGCCCTGGCCCAGAACGTCGACCCGAACCAGTTCACCGGGCTGACCGGGTGGGTGGCGAGCGTGATCGACTCGCTGGGCGCGGTGGGCGTGGCGCTGCTGGTGGCGCTGGAGAGCATCATCCCGCCGATCCCGAGTGAGATCGTGCTGGCGATGGCCGGCTACCTCTCCGCCGAGGGCCGGTTCAACGTGGTGGTGATCGTGCTGGCCGCGACCGCCGGCTCGCTGCTCGGCGCGCTGGTGCTCTACTGGCTCGGCGCGGCGCTCGGTGAGGACCGGCTCAAGCGCTGGCTGGACCACATTCCGCTGGTGGACCTGGAGGATCTGGAGAAGGCGGACCGCTGGTTCGAGCGGCACGGCCGCTGGGCGGTGCTGATCGGCCGGGTGGTGCCGGTGGTGCGCAGCCTGGTGTCGATCCCGGCCGGCGCGAACCGCATGCCGCTGGGCGAGTTCATCCTGCTCACCACGCTTGGTAGCGGGGTCTGGAACACGCTGATCGTGGGCGCCGGCTTCCTCCTCGGGTCGCGCTGGGAGGACGTCGACCGCTACAGCCAGTGGTTCAACTACGCGATCTTCGCGGTCTTCGCCGTGATGATCGTGAGCTGGGTGGCGAAGAAGGTACGCCGGCGGCGCGCCCGGCAGTCGGTGACCACCGGGCGCTGA
- a CDS encoding YidC/Oxa1 family membrane protein insertase, protein MFAFAPLHSAASAAASVVTWLADALVPLAGGAATAAAIVLFTVGVRLLISPLTLAQVRGERRRAALAPEVRELRRRYADDPATLQSELFALYRRAGASPVAGCLPALLQAPFFLVMYRVFATGDGAPELLGQRLAGVPLGWHLGDGLAGGVPVVFGVLLAALLALAWWSSRRARRLAAASGTVGGAPAEGPGAAVLGRLVPLLPFGTVLVALVVPLAAVLYLVTTTAWTALEQGLLRRPQPVAIDKR, encoded by the coding sequence ATGTTCGCCTTCGCACCGTTGCACTCCGCGGCCTCGGCCGCCGCGTCCGTCGTCACCTGGCTCGCCGACGCGCTCGTCCCGCTCGCCGGCGGCGCCGCGACGGCCGCCGCCATCGTCCTGTTCACCGTCGGGGTCCGGCTGCTGATCTCGCCGCTCACGCTCGCCCAGGTCCGCGGGGAGCGGCGCCGCGCGGCGCTCGCCCCCGAGGTCCGGGAACTCCGGCGCCGGTACGCCGACGATCCGGCCACGCTCCAGAGCGAGCTGTTCGCGCTCTACCGGCGGGCCGGGGCCAGCCCGGTCGCGGGTTGCCTGCCGGCGCTGTTGCAGGCGCCGTTCTTCCTGGTCATGTACCGCGTCTTCGCGACCGGGGACGGCGCGCCGGAGCTGCTGGGGCAGCGGCTGGCCGGCGTACCGCTGGGGTGGCACCTCGGCGACGGGCTGGCCGGCGGCGTGCCGGTGGTGTTCGGGGTGCTGCTGGCCGCGCTGCTGGCGCTGGCGTGGTGGTCGTCGCGGCGGGCGCGCCGGCTGGCGGCGGCCAGCGGCACGGTCGGCGGCGCGCCGGCCGAGGGGCCGGGCGCGGCGGTGCTGGGCCGGCTGGTGCCGCTGCTGCCGTTCGGGACCGTGCTGGTGGCGCTGGTGGTGCCGCTCGCGGCGGTGCTCTATCTGGTCACCACCACCGCGTGGACGGCGCTGGAGCAGGGCCTGCTGCGCCGCCCGCAGCCGGTAGCCATCGACAAGCGTTGA
- a CDS encoding Gfo/Idh/MocA family protein encodes MRFGLFGTGHWAAETHAAAIDAHPRARLAGVWGRNPAKAQALAERHGVPAFTEVDALLDASDAVAVALPPDVQADIAVRAATAGRHLLLDKPLALNLADADRVVDAAQASGVASVVFFTQRFHPNVTGFLASTAAAGGWQHARATMFASIYQPGNPYGDSQWRRDRGALWDIGPHALSLILPVLGRATRVAAMDGPSGLVHLLLTHDGGATSSLSLTLDAPAEAVTRDFVFFGENGTETAPPGDGSVLQAFGAALDQLLEEVDAGTRDHRCDVRFGREVVAVLDAAETARTQGRTVDPR; translated from the coding sequence GTGCGGTTCGGGTTGTTCGGCACCGGTCACTGGGCGGCGGAGACGCACGCCGCCGCCATCGACGCCCACCCGCGGGCCCGGCTCGCAGGCGTCTGGGGGCGGAACCCGGCGAAGGCGCAGGCGCTGGCCGAACGGCACGGCGTGCCCGCCTTCACCGAGGTGGACGCGCTGCTCGACGCGTCCGACGCGGTCGCCGTGGCACTCCCGCCGGACGTGCAGGCCGACATCGCGGTGCGGGCCGCCACCGCCGGGCGGCACCTGCTGCTGGACAAGCCGCTGGCGCTGAACCTCGCCGACGCCGACCGGGTGGTCGACGCGGCCCAGGCGTCCGGCGTGGCCTCGGTGGTGTTCTTCACCCAGCGCTTCCACCCGAACGTCACCGGCTTTCTCGCCTCGACCGCGGCGGCCGGCGGCTGGCAGCACGCCCGAGCCACCATGTTCGCCTCGATCTACCAGCCCGGCAACCCGTACGGCGACTCGCAGTGGCGGCGCGACCGGGGCGCGCTGTGGGACATCGGCCCGCACGCGCTGTCGCTGATCCTGCCGGTGCTCGGCCGGGCCACCCGGGTCGCCGCCATGGACGGGCCGAGCGGCCTGGTGCACCTGCTGCTCACCCACGACGGCGGCGCGACCAGCTCGCTCTCGCTCACCCTCGACGCGCCGGCCGAGGCGGTCACCCGGGACTTCGTCTTCTTCGGCGAGAACGGCACCGAGACCGCGCCGCCCGGCGACGGCAGCGTGCTCCAGGCGTTCGGCGCCGCGCTCGACCAGCTTCTGGAGGAGGTCGACGCGGGCACCCGCGACCACCGCTGCGACGTCCGGTTCGGCCGCGAGGTGGTGGCGGTGCTCGACGCCGCCGAGACCGCCCGCACCCAGGGCCGCACGGTCGACCCCCGGTAA
- the fabG gene encoding 3-oxoacyl-ACP reductase FabG, with product MSEEPRVAIVTGAARGIGAATARRLAADGMAVAVVDIEESATKETVDAIAAAGGRALGVGADVADRAQVEAAVERVAAELGAPTVLVNNAGVLRDNLLFKMADADWDTVMAVHLRGAFLFSQAAQKHMVERKWGRIVNLSSTSALGNRGQANYAAAKAGLQGFTKTLAIELGPYGVTVNAVAPGFIVTDMTAATAARMKVDFAALQEHAAAEIPVRRAGRPEDVAHTISFLASEGASFVSGQVIYVAGGPKD from the coding sequence ATGTCGGAGGAGCCCCGCGTCGCCATCGTGACCGGAGCCGCGCGCGGCATCGGCGCGGCCACCGCCCGGCGGCTGGCGGCCGACGGCATGGCCGTCGCCGTGGTCGACATCGAGGAGTCCGCCACCAAGGAGACCGTTGACGCCATCGCCGCCGCCGGTGGCCGGGCGCTCGGCGTCGGCGCCGACGTGGCCGACCGGGCCCAGGTGGAGGCCGCCGTCGAGCGGGTCGCCGCCGAGCTGGGCGCGCCGACCGTGCTGGTCAACAACGCCGGCGTGCTCCGCGACAACCTGCTGTTCAAGATGGCCGACGCCGACTGGGACACGGTCATGGCCGTGCACCTGCGCGGCGCGTTCCTGTTCAGCCAGGCCGCGCAGAAGCACATGGTCGAGCGGAAGTGGGGCCGGATCGTCAACCTCTCCAGCACCTCGGCGCTGGGTAACCGGGGGCAGGCGAACTACGCCGCCGCCAAGGCCGGCCTCCAGGGTTTCACCAAGACGCTCGCCATCGAGCTGGGCCCGTACGGGGTGACCGTCAACGCGGTCGCGCCGGGCTTCATCGTCACCGACATGACGGCGGCCACCGCGGCCCGGATGAAGGTCGACTTCGCCGCGCTCCAGGAACACGCCGCCGCCGAGATCCCGGTACGCCGCGCCGGCCGCCCGGAGGACGTCGCGCACACCATCTCGTTCCTGGCGAGCGAGGGCGCGTCCTTCGTCTCCGGCCAGGTCATCTACGTCGCCGGCGGCCCCAAGGACTGA
- a CDS encoding carbohydrate-binding protein: MDPNPAAAAAPTTTSRSRRRLGLAAALVAATTALAGVSMTAQAAVPAPPAGWSLVWSDDFTGASGSLPSSANWIVDTGTSYPGGPANWGTGEIQTYTSSTANLAQDGAGNLRITPLKDGAGRWTSARIETVRSNFKPPSGGVLAIEGRIQMPNVTGAAAAGYWPAFWALGSPYRGNYQNWPGIGEFDVMENVNGINSVWGVLHCGVAPGGPCDEFNGRGASRACPGSTCQSAFHTYRFEWDASASPQQLRWYVDGQLFHTVTQSQVGEPYWTQMTGHAGYFLLLNVAMGGGFPNGVAGSTTPTASTVSGRPMLVDYVAVYSRGGGGNPSPTPTTPPPGGVRNAYATIEAESFNGQNGVQVETCAEGGQDIGFLANGDWARYDNVDFGSTPPRDFVARVASGAAAGVSGLVEVRVDSPTATPIGSFAVGNTGGWQSWRSVPGNVGAVTGRHTVYLTFSSGQPADFVNVNWFTFRR, from the coding sequence ATGGACCCGAACCCGGCGGCTGCGGCCGCCCCCACCACCACGTCCCGGTCCCGCCGCCGGCTCGGCCTGGCCGCGGCCCTGGTCGCCGCCACCACCGCGCTCGCCGGCGTCTCGATGACCGCGCAGGCCGCCGTCCCCGCGCCGCCCGCCGGGTGGAGTCTGGTGTGGAGCGACGACTTCACCGGCGCGTCCGGCTCGCTGCCCTCGTCGGCCAACTGGATCGTCGACACCGGCACCAGCTATCCCGGCGGCCCGGCCAACTGGGGCACCGGCGAGATCCAGACCTACACCTCCAGCACCGCCAACCTCGCCCAGGACGGCGCCGGCAACCTGCGCATCACCCCGCTCAAGGACGGCGCCGGCCGCTGGACCTCGGCCCGGATCGAGACGGTACGCAGCAACTTCAAGCCGCCGAGCGGCGGCGTGCTGGCGATCGAGGGCCGGATCCAGATGCCCAACGTCACCGGCGCGGCGGCGGCCGGCTACTGGCCGGCGTTCTGGGCGCTCGGCTCCCCCTACCGGGGCAACTACCAGAACTGGCCGGGCATCGGCGAGTTCGACGTGATGGAGAACGTCAACGGGATCAACTCGGTGTGGGGCGTGCTGCACTGCGGCGTCGCGCCGGGCGGCCCGTGCGACGAGTTCAACGGCCGCGGCGCGTCCCGGGCCTGCCCCGGCAGCACCTGCCAGTCGGCGTTCCACACCTACCGGTTCGAGTGGGACGCCTCGGCGAGCCCGCAGCAACTGCGCTGGTACGTCGACGGGCAGCTCTTCCACACCGTCACGCAGAGCCAGGTCGGCGAGCCGTACTGGACGCAGATGACCGGCCACGCCGGCTACTTCCTGCTGCTCAACGTGGCGATGGGCGGTGGCTTCCCGAACGGGGTGGCCGGCTCGACCACGCCCACCGCGTCGACCGTGTCCGGCCGGCCGATGCTCGTCGACTACGTCGCGGTCTACTCCCGGGGCGGCGGGGGCAACCCGTCGCCGACGCCCACCACCCCGCCGCCGGGCGGCGTGCGCAACGCGTACGCGACCATCGAGGCCGAGTCGTTCAACGGGCAGAACGGCGTGCAGGTGGAGACGTGCGCCGAGGGCGGGCAGGACATCGGCTTCCTGGCCAACGGCGACTGGGCCCGCTACGACAACGTGGACTTCGGCTCGACGCCGCCGCGTGACTTCGTGGCCCGGGTCGCCTCCGGCGCGGCGGCCGGGGTGAGCGGCCTGGTGGAGGTGCGGGTGGACAGCCCGACCGCGACCCCGATCGGCAGCTTCGCGGTCGGCAACACCGGTGGCTGGCAGAGCTGGCGTTCGGTGCCCGGCAACGTCGGCGCGGTGACCGGCCGGCACACCGTCTATCTCACGTTCAGCAGCGGCCAGCCGGCCGACTTCGTCAACGTCAACTGGTTCACGTTCCGCCGCTGA
- a CDS encoding DUF6412 domain-containing protein — translation MLGLLTGPWAYALALVADRPAGLLAGAAVAAALLLATVLALRVRALPTPPGARHAASVRARARSRRMPRQVDPDAPGRPRPRAPGLRSSAA, via the coding sequence ATGCTGGGGCTGCTGACCGGGCCGTGGGCGTACGCCCTCGCCCTGGTCGCGGACCGGCCGGCCGGGTTGCTGGCCGGCGCCGCGGTGGCCGCCGCGCTGCTGCTGGCCACGGTGCTCGCGCTGCGGGTGCGGGCGCTGCCCACCCCGCCGGGCGCGCGGCACGCCGCCTCGGTGCGCGCCCGCGCCCGGAGCCGGCGGATGCCCCGCCAGGTCGACCCGGACGCGCCGGGCCGTCCGCGCCCGCGCGCACCCGGACTGCGCTCCTCGGCCGCCTGA